The region AACGTTTTGCCTGAGTTTGCACAGAACTCTAGAATGAGCAAGAAGGAAAGGTTGCAAAAATTGGGGAACAAGGCCATATTTTACTGTACCTAGGTAACACAAGTATGATATTAAGGTACAACAGTCCTTTCTGACAAAGTTGATGGTGAAGGACAGTCTAGTTAGTTTATAACAGAAAACATACACAATTGGGACTTACAATTTTGCTTGTACCACCATCACTAAGGAGAATTGTATTTAATCTTTGCAACCTTGACAATTCTGGCACTCTGAGGAACATTGAAATAGAGTACATCAGACAAACTGgtggcatttttttttcatcagcATCCTTTCCATTAGCAAGGGTTATAAGGAACTGCATTGTGGCTGGACATTTGCTTTCTATTTCAACATAGATTTCCTTCCAGGAAAGATCTGATAAGCCTTCATATTCCTTCTTCCTGAGGACAGAGTTTTCAGATCTTCTACACATATTGCTTATCTCTTCATTGACAGTTCTGCAAACAATATCTGTCATGACTTTGAGGCCAGGTGGATCTTTGGCCAGTATTTCCAACTTTTCCTGTATATTACTGAACGGTATGTTTTCCTTCTGTAGCAGCCGTTAGCGAATATGTGAAGAGAAAACAACAGCGGTATGAATAAAGAATGTTTAagacaaaccaaaaaaattaatttgtaaatCATCAGGTATAACTACTGTAGCCTTTTTTTAATTCAGACCTTTTTATGCATTATTTTCAATTGGCAAAGTGTTATTGAGTTATAGGTACACATCTACCATATATTTAGTACTGCTATTCGTACTTAGTGGCTATCGACATCAAAACTCAGATTTACAAATTGGTGGAAAAGGATGGTtttaaataatcaattttttttaatgcatgTAAAACTATCTCACCTACTCAGCAATCTAAAGTAAACGGCAGAgtttggatttttttaaaaaggaacaACTAAACAAAACAGAACCAAATTTGCCGATGGCGCTGTTCGTAGAAGGATTGTAGCGCTTTCTATTAACCATGTGCTATCTTTTAATAACATCCTAAACGAATGCTATGCGATGGAGTGGTTATATGGTCTTATATTTACATTGCGTGATGTCTACGTCTTACTGGTTTTCAGACTATGTATAAATAGAATTTGTCCAACGTACAGTGGTAAGTAAACAACAAAATTTCGAAAGAAATGCGCGATTTACCTGAAACGGGCCTTCATCATATTGAACATTGCCGATTGTAGAGATATCTAATAGGTCCTCCCCAGCATCCTGAAGGTTTACCTCCTTTTCCATTGCGTTTTGCTGCTGAGCTGAGCTATGTTCGTCGTAAAGAAGTCTACGACAACTTCCTTTCTCGGACTCTTTCGCGCGCTTCGTCAAGGTGCGAGTCACCGATGGAGATATTTCAGTGCAACGCTTGACCCTCTCAGACGACTTCTGACTTTCTGTAATAAGGGTCTTGAAGGCGACAAAATTTTTTATCCGTCTTTCGCATGCCCTGCATATCAAGTGAGGTAATAAGTTGTCTTGTTTCAAACTATGACCACAGATATCTTCCGCGGCAACAAGCAGAGCACGATTTCTCTTTACGAAAAGGTTTTTCGACCATAATCTGTCCCCAACCGCTCTACACAGCCGACACGAACTGATATCCACTGACACAGACGATTTACAATTCTTTTTTGGAGTTTGTTTGGAATGACATGTAATAGACGACATCTCCGAAAATCTTTCCCGCGCCAAGAGATGTTACAACTTCCACTCCCTACTGGGCCCAGTATTAGTTCACGTGGATAAAAACTTTAACTGTACTGCCCCTCCCTTCAATCATTTTTCTGGAATCTGCAAAACTctagcagacacgtgaccagccgcaccCAGGGTACTTTCTCGaagaaggaagagagaggaccctgggaacgaggttgcctttatgctcaccgttacgtcacctattgtcattaatgtcagaaatctattggctgtcgaaatAAGGGTTCTTTTGTTGTGTGCTTACCGTTTATGAGTTCGCTCACAGACGGCATTTACAAATTGATTTAATCAAATGTATCCTGTGGTAAGCTCGTGGAGTAAGTAAGATACTGCATCAGGAAGGTGATATAGCGAATTATCAAGCCTATAGAGTGTTACAAATGCAGTGTAATACATTATTGTGTTTTACGAATGCATGAATGCGCCTGCCGCCTTAACGACCATTTaacgaatgcatgaatgcgCCTGCCGAACTATCGATTACAAATTATCCATTGTTTACGCCTGACAGCCTGATTCGCCAACCATCACGCTAGCTCTCCACGAGCTAAAAagataaaagaacttgttaattGGTTTCATCCcgaattttaagccttttagctgtgataacgagccagttatagggaagatatctgtttacaaacattgcttttgccattcaaatttgccaaccacgggaacaaaagaccctttgtttctatagtcaatgaggctctggttggcacattcggtgacgtcaacgataatCTTGCCTTTTTGGCCATCAAAAACTGGTTAATCCCATACattttttcaaagcatcattgcctttagagattatctggtattattaaattctcaacctcggcaggagcccatcaagcTCCTGACAACATCGcatctcgcttttttcgctcgtatttcgtacttctaaacttttggagtttaaggaatttaatcacaattattccattcgcgcttgtgggatatgagactggttatagccaacgaggcgcgtagcgccgagttggctatttaccatctcatatccaacgcgtgctcatggaataattgtttaaaattattaaattctcaacctcggataatgcatttcgcgtgcactgattggttcactcaatctcggctatcagctcatataccttggtttgaccttatatggtaaaaatgttttcgccggaatgcgaaattactctttgaataaagccaaaaaggagaaaaaagacttttttgtggaaagtttggatcaattccgacgtttagaagtacgcgaaaagacaagaaatgtttttgtgatgagcctgcgtctgtctgacaacaaggtattacacaacatcgcatcagttctcatcaagttttttcgatttcgctcggatttcgCACTTTCTAAACtgttggagtttaaggaatttaataaaacaattattccattcgcgcttgttggatatgagactggttatagccaactcggcgctacgcacctcgttggctatttacgtactagggagtttaagatctatgacgcgacggcaacgaaaacgtcacaaattttgcatatttaatgagcaaaaacaatagctttgcacgctgtgcacgtgcatttttcatttttgtacatttctttcacgttttcggcaaatctacgacgtgaaatgaccaattctcaagttttacggagaacgtgaacaaaaggcagcgaatttgaattttctgtcgtagattcaataccgcacctcctaattcagttcctggggagttacactagttttataagttagacaagccgacataacgacgaaaaagattaataaacctgaacttgcaattttaaatgacgttttcgttaccgtcgcgtcgcagatcttaaagtccctactatctcgtatccaacgcgggctcaaggaataattgttaattatcggGTTCATATCGTCAGGGATATCTCATTATGCAATGCGCTTTCAActttcagtactttattctcggctgactgATAAGAAAAAGATAACCTTacgctaatgaggcaaaaaacgTAAGAAAACGTTATTTTGTGATTTAGTTTGTAtcagcagaaacccataagggttgaaacgtgtgaCGGCCCcttgggaaacaagcttctgaatattcaatttgctaagtaccatatttggaacaacaagagcgaggggtttccaaatatggtacttagcactgaaacattcaaccaatcagttcgcactgaatattcggaagctgtgaaggcgcgttacacgtttcatccctttatgggtttctggtttatTCAATGCTTCTTTGAGCTCGAAATGCTGACTCAGTTTAAATTTTGGAATGGATACTTTGACAGTAGTATTTTGAAGCGACATAACCCACAGTGACAGTGCTTCAGAGGTTATCATTCTTTCGAGTTGGTACACTCCATCAAGCTCATTACTGATTAGGAAGAACGATGAACATGGAAATATCGTTGCCACTATATGGCAACTCGATGATTTGACAATCATGTTCCTCATCTGAAAAATAGTTATGATTTGATTTACGTGTCATCATCTCCACTTCCACAAAATTGTCGCGATCATTTGATGTATAAAATGGGGCGTGGTAAGATCTCTCTTGTTGAAAAGCGTAAAGCCACGTGCCTTTGAAATATATTGCATTAATAAGAGCCAGACGCGTGTCTGGATCAACAGCTTTGGGAGGAAGAAAGTTCTTTATTTTCCTCGCCGTATTTTGTTCAACCCAGTTGTTAATCTCACCTCTAGCTCTCTCTGAACTTCCTTTGAAGTCGACTTTTGCCAGATGAGAATTGTAAAATGCCAGGGAACCCTGTTTAAATTCGTTGGCTTCGTGCAATTCGTGATGTCCCCACATTCGATTTGCAATCTTCAACTCCAAATTCTCGTGTTCCGATTCCAGCACCGCTTCTTGAAACGATTTCAAAACCAAATGTACATCTTCAAATTCATAATTGTACCACTTAAAGGCCTTGGCTATTTGGTGAGCTGTGTTTCCGCTGCTTCCCAAAAACACTATGGCAAGTGAAAATGAAATACTGGCTGGTGAGTAGAACACGTTCTTATCCTCGAGTCCGTGGTCTTGGTTAAAAACCTTCAGTAGATCAAAGCCAAAATCGTTAATGTTTTCTATGATAACTTCGGCTTGATCTCTATGGTATTGTTCTGTTGACACTAAATTGCAGAACAGAGGAATAAGAGCCCAAAAGAGAGCCATCTTTAGAACTTGCGTGACTGGTAAACAGACTTTGCGTGACTTTTTACTCGAAACCCGTTTTTTAATTGGTTGAACACCCCAATAGATCTTTTCCACTTGACGTCATTAAATGCTAAAAATTTTCCGGCGCTGCCTTGAAGATAATCTACAGTattagacatatttagttggaacacttagcgaatggccAGAATCATCGTgctacaagatcgtagcttataccacatcccccttcccccattcaggaaggggcaaacggcgatgggtgttccaacaagtGTGACTAGtattgtagcctaccaaaaatattaagatgctggttaacttttgacaaggagttgagatttcggttgattcttcaggggcataaacgtaacgtaagaaccgtgcgtgtctggtcttctcgagacaggtaagagatgatttcatgcagactggaacgcctaaattgctctgttgtaaacatggcggttcacagcaccagtgaagtcgtctctctggcctttctgtggacgaattccacagacctacaatttgagcaagttttgaaagctaaaatcttcaatcgatgctgtattttgccggtaggactgggtggctctaCACTcgtaagaaaatctatgaaatgagaatcaggggtcttcccttgtcatggaacggccgaattacccagaattccttttgggcatgaagaaGGCAAGCGGAAACTGGTTCTCATCAGATGAGGACAAAGTAGCGAGAAGACGATTCCTAGGCggagtagccaaggtgcgtgctgttaacatagactttttatcataggaaactCGAtctggcctttagtaatttcaaagaaacggtataatgtaaataagagagtaatgagatttGTATTTgcaattacctgtcctcttacgtaccacttaagtcaaactctacatctctatgcaataggcgcattcaaaatttccccatattattgtataaaagtagttaaagtggtactacgaccaaaaaaaaaatttgtttttcctttggatttcaaaactatgttaactaaacactaactcacccaagttttaagttctgattttaaaaagatacctgttcattttagctggaattttcttatttattggtccgccattactaacttcaaaatcttgagagagctgggtcgaggagaaaatgacatcaaacactcactagtttaagaatgcaatgcgtgtgtacgcggcctaattaacaTGCAGctcgggagtttcgggctttcagacttttcaacccgtgttttgcatatataataaattgcgtttacacgctgaaattttaagctagtgagtaaatgacgtcattttctctagatccaaccctctgaggtccaatcggcaagttttgaacgtgagtaatggcggaccatgaaatccaaaatttacactcaaaataaacagcctttggataaaactcaaagctcaaaattttgccagttaggtgttaagcgaacacgctttcaaaatcagaagaaaaaaaggaaatgattttttgatcatagtaccactttaaagaaagaaaaggcttgtcctgcatatatgaaaaatacgttttctctctaGGGCTGTCCCTAAGTTGCtccaattttctcaaaaagttgctccaattttccaaaaaagttgctcaaaagttgctccaaaattctaaaagttgctcaaaagttgccccaaaatccaaaagtttctcaaaagttgctttcaattttttggtgtaAGAGATTGATTTACAACTCAAATTGTAAAGTACGTTGTGTTGAAGTGCGCTTGCAATCCCAGTTTCAGAAGAAGCCGCTGAAGCAATATGGCGTGCCGTGAACGGAGTATCAATTTTTTCGATTACCTTGTAATATTCAGGTCATTCAGACATTATTTTACAGGGAACGGAAAGGTGAGTTATATACTAGCTACCATTTCCGATTGATTTTGTAATATAAagatataaaacaaaagttgtgTCGTGATGTTCTTTACTTATCGGACAAAACAAGAGGCGTCAGTTGGCGACCACTTCTAAAAATTTAGTCCCCAGCGCTCaatttttagtcgcattggcgaccagtgagtcgcaatttcgagccctgatcaATATGGTAAGACTGAGTCTCTCTCAACCCAACCACGTGATTGTATtcgaacaaaacaaactttgctAATATGCTTATTAAGGATATAAAGTTTCTCTGACATAAACGAGTGTTTGTGGTATAAAGCcatgttttttcaatatttacaatatttacactGTCCCTGAAGGTTTTGCACCACCAGCTACCCCTCTACATAATTCATGATTTCATGTGCGCTTATTGTCATTGTAACGTAACATGACCGATGTTTCCACTGTTTCCTCTAATGCTGCCTCTTGCTGCTTGCTAAATGCATTTTGTAGCAGGCTAAACACTCGCTCAGCCGATGCTGAACTAGGCTGCACCAACAAGATCTTTTTGACTGCAGCAGACCAATTTGGGAGAGCAGCGGCATGTGTAGCCCACCACTGTACTTTGTCTTCTTCTGTTTCAATGGCTGCACCATCAGCAGTGGCCAGATAGTTTGGCAGCTCTTCCACAAGCTGTACAACCTCTGCATCAGTAATGAAAGTAAATTGCTTTAGTTCCTGGACTGATACAGCAGTTGGACGTAGTGCTTGCACCTGTACTGGGCAACATAAGCGTGCAGCCTTAAATGCACGAACAACATTGTGGAACTGCAAACTGAATTTCTGTTGGTAAAAGCGGAAGCCTGGATTGATGCATGCCTTTCCTTGGGCAACTAACTGGTTGTACAATGCCATATTTCTACCTGCATGTTGGCGAGCTTTGGCCTCGGTGTTTGGAAAAGAGTCAATGGCTATTGCATGTGCTAATGCAGACAAACGTTCATAGCAAGCAAATACTAAGGGACCATCCCCCTCAAGATAATAAGTTGCTTGAACAAAGTGCTTGCCCGCATCAATCATAGCAGCAAGCTCAATGTCTAAGTCTCTAGCAGTAACTGGATCATCAAAAATCTCCAACAGGCTTGCACGGCAAACAGGAGACAGGTTATCATTTTCTCTTAGGAAGGGCTCAACGTCCCCAAAAAACTCCATTACCTGATTGAGGACTTCCCATTTGCTCCACCATCTGGTTTTGGAATGAAGTCGCATTGCTGTGCCAGTTCTTGTCTTCCACAACAGCCGGGCAGCTGGACTTAGAGAAAACATGGTGTTCCAACACCTAGAAAATGTGTCTAGGA is a window of Montipora capricornis isolate CH-2021 chromosome 13, ASM3666992v2, whole genome shotgun sequence DNA encoding:
- the LOC138028703 gene encoding uncharacterized protein — its product is MRLYRYELVEALLKAGIPLSKADSLRPFLEKYGHRLTSRNHLAEFIPTIHQKEIDLVKSEIAANSAFSVIFDGSTRLGEALAIVVRFIDKDWNIQQRLLKLEVLAKSMNGEELAQRLIQCMAVEYKIQPNQLLAAMRDGASVNEAGLRQVMFFFPNIFNVICFSHTIDNVGKHFEFSVLDTFSRCWNTMFSLSPAARLLWKTRTGTAMRLHSKTRWWSKWEVLNQVMEFFGDVEPFLRENDNLSPVCRASLLEIFDDPVTARDLDIELAAMIDAGKHFVQATYYLEGDGPLVFACYERLSALAHAIAIDSFPNTEAKARQHAGRNMALYNQLVAQGKACINPGFRFYQQKFSLQFHNVVRAFKAARLCCPVQVQALRPTAVSVQELKQFTFITDAEVVQLVEELPNYLATADGAAIETEEDKVQWWATHAAALPNWSAAVKKILLVQPSSASAERVFSLLQNAFSKQQEAALEETVETSVMLRYNDNKRT